In a genomic window of Lycium ferocissimum isolate CSIRO_LF1 chromosome 9, AGI_CSIRO_Lferr_CH_V1, whole genome shotgun sequence:
- the LOC132032067 gene encoding uncharacterized protein LOC132032067: MAPKDEELHRISYTQGYLLLQSDAFRFEKCGATYQRAMQNIFDDLLHKNVECYVDDLVVKSRKRSDHLQDTRMVFERLRRYQLRMNPLKCAFGVTSGKFLGFIVRHRGIEIDQAKVDAILKMPEPRNIHELKSLQGKLAYIRRFISNLAGRCQPFSHLMKKGVPFKWDTSCTNAFKSIKSYLMKPPVLVAPVPGKPLILYISAQERSVGALLAQENSEGKENSLYYLSRMMTPNELNYTPIEKLCLALVFSIQKLKHYFQVHSVNLISIANPIKFLMSKPVLSDQLARWYLQFQQFEITYIPQKAVKGQALADFLADHPIPDDWELTDELPDEDAMVVEIQSPWKMYFDGAAQRDGAGAGVVFVTPQGEVLPYSFTLTQRCSNNVAEYQALILGLEMAVDMKRACSELQVFSNSQLVIDQLLGSYEVKKLELLPYHGYAQKLIGWLVPPSNEDEGAESELEHLVAVSEAAKEDWRQPIIDYLSYGILPEDSRRRTEIRRRAPRFLYYKDTLYRRSFEGILLRCLGEDEAVQALQEAHSGVCGSHQSGTKAPLPHKKDGILLANDGERLLGLCSKMQGLSLSCEFYTSPPEALHPTVASWPFDAGGWMSLVRCRNLRWTPYILAATDYFSKWAEAVALKEVKKENVANFIRVNIIYRFGIPRYIITDNGKPFDNKLMNKICDLFGFKQRKSSMYHAAANGLAEAFNKTLCNLLKKVVSKSKKDWHERMEEALWAYRTTYRTPTQATPYSLAYGVEAVLPLERQIPSLRLAIQEGLTEEENARLRLAELEALDEKRPEAQQNLECYQARLSRAFNKKVRLRSFQVGDQVLA; encoded by the exons ATGGCACCAAAAGATGAAGAGCTTCATCGCATTTCGTACACCCAAGGGTATTTATTGTTACAAAGTGATGCCTTTCGGTTTGAAAAATGCGGTGCCACATATCAAAGGGCTATGCAGAATATCTTTGATGATTTGCTCCACAAAAATGTTGAATGTTATGTGGATGACTTGGtggtaaaatcaagaaagaggaGCGACCACTTGCAAGACACGAGAATGGTGTTCGAGCGACTTCGGAGATATCAACTTCGAATGAATCCATTGAAATGTGCCTTTGGAGTTACTTCTGGAAAATTCCTTGGTTTCATTGTTCGACATCGAGGAATCGAAATTGATCAAGCCAAAGTTGATGCGATTTTGAAAATGCCTGAGCCTCGAAATATTCATGAGTTAAAAAGTCTGCAAGGGAAGCTAGCTTACATTAGGAGATTCATTTCGAATTTAGCTGGAAGGTGCCAACCATTCAGTCATCTCATGAAGAAGGGTGTTCCTTTCAAATGGGACACATCATGTACTAATGCCTTCAAAAGTATAAAGTCATATTTAATGAAGCCTCCGGTTCTAGTAGCCCCTGTGCCAGGAAAACCATTGATACTGTACATTTCAGCACAAGAAAGGTCGGTTGGAGCGTTGTTGGCCCAAGAGAATAGCGAAGGGAAAGAAAATTCTCTTTACTACTTGAGCAGAATGATGACACCTAATGAGCTGAATTACACGCCAATTGAAAAGTTGTGTTTGGCGCTAGTCTTCTCGATTCAAAAGTTGAAGCACTACTTTCAAGTTCATAGTGTTAATCTTATTTCCATAGCAAATCCCATCAAGTTTTTGATGTCAAAACCAGTCCTCAGTGATCAACTAGCAAGGTGGTACCTCCAGTTTCAACAATTTGAGATCACATACATCCCTCAAAAGGCTGTAAAAGGACAGGCATTGGCGGACTTCTTGGCGGATCACCCGATACCTGATGATTGGGAGCTAACCGATGAACTTCCTGACGAAGATGCAATGGTCGTTGAAATTCAATCTCCGTGGAAAATGTACTTTGATGGTGCTGCACAACGTGATGGAGCTGGTGCTGGTGTGGTGTTTGTTACTCCGCAGGGAGAAGTTCTACCATACTCCTTTACTTTGACACAACGTTGCTCCAACAATGTCGCTGAATATCAAGCACTAATACTTGGACTTGAAATGGCCGTGGACATGAAGCGAGCTTGCAGCGAGTTGCAAGTCTTTAGTAACTCTCAGTTGGTGATCGATCAACTCTTGGGAAGCTACGAAGTCAAGAAGCTCGAATTACTCCCCTATCATGGTTATGCTCAGAAGTTGATAGGATGGCTTG TACCTCCGTCAAATGAGGACGAAGGCGCGGAAAGTGAGCTTGAGCATCTCGTAGCTGTTTCTGAAGCTGCAAAGGAAGACTGGCGACAACCCATCATTGACTACTTAAGTTATGGGATACTGCCAGAAGACTCAAGAAGAAGAACTGAGATTCGTCGTCGTGCACCTCGATTCCTTTACTACAAGGATACCTTATATAGAAGATCTTTTGAGGGGATACTCTTGCGATGTTTGGGGGAGGATGAAGCAGTCCAAGCTTTGCAAGAAGCACATTCAGGAGTATGTGGATCACATCAATCCGGGACCAAAGCTCCACTTCCACATAAAAAGGATGGGATATTATTGGCCAACGATGGTGAAAGATTGCTTGGACTATGCTCGAAGATGCAAGGCTTGTCGCTTTCATGCGAATTTTATACATCACCGCCCGAAGCATTACACCCGACCGTAGCATCTTGGCCATTTGACGCTGGGGGTTGGATGTCGTTGGTCCGTTGCCGAAATCTTCGGTGGACACCGTACATCTTAGCCGCAACCGATTACTTCTCAAAATGGGCCGAAGCTGTCGCTcttaaagaagtgaagaaggagAATGTCGCGAACTTCATCCGAGTAAACATCATCTACCGCTTCGGCATTCCTCGTTACATAATAACGGACAATGGCAAGCCATTTGATAACAAATTGATGAACAAGATTTGTGATCTCTTCGGCTTCAAGCAGCGTAAATCTTCTATGTATCATGCTGCCGCCAACGGTCTAGCCGAAGCGTTCAATAAGACTTTGTGTAACTTGTTGAAGAAGGTTGTCTCCAAGTCCAAAAAGGATTGGCATGAACGAATGGAAGAAGCCTTGTGGGCATATAGGACAACTTACCGCACACCAACGCAAGCAACCCCGTACTCGCTTGCTTATGGAGTTGAAGCAGTCCTACCACTTGAGCGCCAAATACCTTCTTTACGACTTGCTATTCAAGAAGGGCTGACCGAAGAGGAAAATGCTCGATTGCGTCTTGCAGAGTTAGAAGCACTTGATGAGAAAAGGCCGGAGGCTCAACAAAATCTTGAATGTTATCAAGCCCGTCTATCTCGTGCCTTCAACAAAAAGGTTCGCTTGAGGTCCTTCCAAGTGGGAGATCAAGTCCTTGCGTAA
- the LOC132031300 gene encoding peptide-N4-(N-acetyl-beta-glucosaminyl)asparagine amidase A-like → MAFSFLSFLFLLFFSPLFSTATTLQSKSLFRSHLTTQLDSSSNNNNNATPTTFFEVTKPINLPKTKPFTYLILQHDFGYTYGKPPVLANYTPPSNFPNGKFSKIVLEWKATCKGRQFDRIFGVWLSGVEILRSCTAEPRSNGIIWTVKKDITRYYSLLMTNQELAVYLGNVVDSTYTGVYHVKLYIHFYPVEEKYSDGKRNLKYFQKAFDNGADLILPISRNMPLNDGLWFEVENSTDVVSKEFKIPQNAYRGVLEIYVSFHENDEFWYSNLPNDYIRANNLTDTPGNGAFREVLVSLDDLVVGSVWPFTVIYTGGVNPLLWRPVSGIGSFDLPSYDIEITPLLGRILDGNEHKISFSVTNALNVWYIDANLHLWLDEKSIKTEGELLKYNSLPLSFSLVTNFTGIDGSFLTNASRSITLTGWVKSSYGNVTTKSAQGLSYSNYMVAGNEGNLQLVDQIIHFNDTIDFMMASSSVQSLESFKKFTLFLYSDNVDKEDESYASISNVTLGFHDQRVKTSKYGSLASSIENMQKAQGYMLVKGRLVVSGIGSTQQVYKYKDNECLYSRNISSSNYTILHDKVSDSCPRSTLSLRPFSFGKFQFVPARRVSLASHFGAVKAGV, encoded by the coding sequence ATGGCTTTCTCCTTCCTCTCTTTCCTCTTCTTGCTTTTTTTCTCTCCACTCTTTTCCACAGCAACAACTCTCCAAAGTAAATCTCTCTTTAGATCACATCTCACTACTCAACTAGACTCTtcttccaacaacaacaataatgccaCCCCAACAACCTTTTTTGAAGTCACCAAACCTATAAATCTCCCAAAAACCAAACCTTTCACATATCTAATCCTTCAACATGACTTTGGTTACACATATGGTAAACCCCCTGTTCTTGCAAACTACACACCCCCTTCAAATTTCCCAAATGGGAAATTTTCCAAGATTGTGTTAGAATGGAAAGCAACATGTAAAGGAAGACAATTTGATAGAATTTTTGGGGTTTGGTTAAGTGGGGTTGagattttgagaagttgtaCTGCTGAACCAAGGTCAAATGGGATTATTTGGACAGTTAAAAAAGATATTACAAGGTATTATTCTTTACTAATGACAAATCAAGAACTTGCTGTTTATTTGGGAAATGTAGTTGATAGTACCTATACTGGTGTATATCATGTGAAACTTTATATTCACTTTTATCCtgttgaagaaaaatatagtgATGGTAAGAGGAATCTGAAATACTTTCAGAAGGCATTTGATAATGGAGCTGATTTGATTTTAccaatttcaagaaatatgCCGTTAAATGATGGTTTGTGGTTTGAGGTTGAGAATTCTACTGATGTTGTGTCAAAGGAGTTTAAAATCCCACAAAATGCTTATAGGGGCGTATTGGAAATTTATGTTTCATTTCATGAGAATGATGAGTTTTGGTATAGCAATCTGCCGAATGACTATATTCGCGCGAATAACCTTACTGATACGCCGGGGAATGGAGCTTTTAGGGAAGTATTAGTTAGTTTGGATGATCTTGTAGTTGGTTCAGTTTGGCCTTTTACTGTGATTTATACTGGGGGTGTAAATCCCCTCTTGTGGAGACCGGTAAGTGGAATCGGGTCGTTTGATCTTCCTTCATATGATATTGAAATTACGCCGTTGTTAGGGAGGATTTTAGATGGAAACGAACATAAGATTTCATTCAGTGTCACGAATGCTCTTAATGTGTGGTATATCGATGCAAATTTGCATCTTTGGTTGGATGAAAAGAGTATAAAGACAGAAGGGGAGTTATTGAAATACAATAGTCTGcccctttccttttctcttgTGACAAATTTTACGGGTATTGATGGATCTTTCCTCACAAACGCTAGTAGATCGATCACATTGACAGGATGGGTAAAATCGTCTTACGGGAATGTCACTACTAAGTCAGCTCAAGGTTTAAGTTATAGTAACTATATGGTGGCGGGAAATGAAGGAAACTTGCAATTGGTGGATCAGATTATTCACTTCAACGACACTATTGATTTCATGATGGCATCTTCTTCTGTCCAGTCTCTTGAGTCCTTTAAAAAGTTTACGCTTTTCTTGTATTCTGACAATGTAGACAAAGAAGATGAAAGCTATGCCTCAATCTCGAATGTTACGTTGGGATTTCATGATCAGAGGGTAAAGACTTCCAAGTATGGATCCTTAGCGAGTTCTATTGAGAATATGCAAAAAGCACAGGGCTATATGCTTGTAAAGGGCCGGTTGGTAGTCAGCGGGATTGGGAGTACCCAACAAGTTTACAAATATAAGGACAATGAATGCTTATACTCCAGGAACATAAGCAGCTCAAACTACACAATACTTCATGATAAAGTCAGCGATAGTTGCCCCAGAAGCACTTTGTCTCTTCGACCTTTCAGCTTCGGTAAATTTCAGTTTGTTCCTGCTCGAAGGGTCTCTTTGGCATCTCATTTTGGTGCTGTTAAAGCTGGTGTCTGa